A DNA window from Massilia putida contains the following coding sequences:
- a CDS encoding (2Fe-2S) ferredoxin domain-containing protein, which yields MNDDKPFYRHHVFFCLNEREGKDCRPSCGKSGAEAAQQHAKKRVKELGLSGPGQVRINKAGCLDRCEEGPVVVIYPQGTWYTYVDNTDIDEIIDRHLVKGEVVERLKI from the coding sequence ATGAACGACGACAAACCCTTTTATCGACATCACGTGTTCTTCTGCCTGAACGAACGCGAAGGCAAGGACTGCCGCCCCAGCTGCGGCAAGAGCGGCGCCGAAGCCGCGCAGCAGCACGCGAAGAAACGCGTCAAGGAACTGGGCCTCTCCGGCCCGGGCCAGGTGCGCATCAACAAGGCCGGTTGCCTGGACCGCTGCGAGGAAGGCCCCGTCGTGGTGATCTACCCGCAGGGCACGTGGTACACCTACGTGGACAACACCGACATCGACGAAATCATCGACCGCCACCTCGTCAAGGGCGAGGTGGTCGAGCGCCTGAAGATCTGA
- a CDS encoding VanZ family protein → MTDTEDEASSRASPVARAALLAYFLLIVYASWYPLSGWRSNGLSPFAFLNLQMPRWWTGFDVMVNIVGYMPFGALIVLALHPRVRGMWAVVVAAVVGLLVSGTMETVQNYLPSRVPSNLDLLTNAAGCLAGALLGAWFAPMLLDRSRLYLLRQRWFAAHASQGLVLVALWPLAQVYPQNYLFGNGQVLPLLSEWLSEWLDTDIDLVTMLRGDVPMSVEQYWLSETIITACGMTGAALTLLCLTRRNAPRLPLMLALVGAGIVVKTLASSLFFAPDNAFVWVTPGAEGGFLIGLIMLAGLAFAPEVAQRRLAVVTLVLSLIVVNTIPANPYFVSTLQAWQQGKFLNFNGAAQFLGMAWPFIAVWFLLLPSHRLNRP, encoded by the coding sequence ATGACCGATACGGAAGACGAGGCCAGCTCCCGCGCCTCGCCGGTGGCGCGCGCGGCGCTGCTGGCTTATTTTCTGCTGATCGTCTACGCCAGCTGGTATCCGCTGTCCGGCTGGCGCAGCAACGGGCTGTCGCCGTTCGCCTTCCTCAACCTGCAGATGCCGCGCTGGTGGACCGGCTTCGACGTGATGGTCAACATCGTCGGCTACATGCCGTTCGGCGCCCTGATCGTGCTGGCGCTGCATCCGCGCGTGCGCGGCATGTGGGCCGTGGTCGTCGCGGCCGTCGTCGGCCTGCTCGTGTCGGGGACGATGGAAACCGTGCAGAACTACCTGCCCAGCCGCGTGCCGTCGAACCTCGACCTGCTGACCAATGCCGCCGGCTGCCTCGCCGGGGCGCTGCTCGGCGCCTGGTTCGCGCCCATGCTGCTGGACCGCAGCCGTTTATACCTGCTGCGGCAGCGCTGGTTCGCGGCGCACGCGAGCCAGGGACTGGTACTCGTCGCCCTGTGGCCGCTGGCCCAGGTCTATCCGCAGAACTACCTGTTCGGCAACGGCCAAGTGCTGCCGCTGCTGTCGGAATGGCTGTCCGAATGGCTTGACACGGACATCGACCTCGTGACCATGCTGCGCGGCGACGTGCCGATGAGCGTGGAGCAGTACTGGCTGTCCGAGACCATCATCACCGCGTGCGGCATGACGGGCGCCGCCCTCACCCTGCTGTGCCTCACGCGCCGCAACGCGCCCCGGCTGCCGCTGATGCTGGCGCTGGTCGGGGCCGGCATCGTCGTCAAGACGCTCGCGAGTTCGCTGTTCTTCGCGCCGGACAATGCGTTCGTCTGGGTCACGCCGGGCGCCGAGGGCGGCTTTCTGATCGGCCTGATCATGCTGGCGGGTCTGGCGTTCGCGCCCGAGGTCGCGCAGCGCCGGCTGGCCGTCGTGACGCTCGTGCTGTCGCTCATCGTCGTCAACACAATCCCGGCCAACCCGTATTTCGTCTCGACGCTGCAAGCCTGGCAGCAGGGTAAATTCCTGAATTTTAACGGGGCCGCCCAGTTCCTCGGCATGGCCTGGCCGTTCATCGCGGTGTGGTTCCTGCTGCTGCCCTCGCACCGGCTGAACCGGCCCTGA
- a CDS encoding metal-sensitive transcriptional regulator translates to MAEPLKIVEGRALTAQQKKDLLNRLARVEGQLRGVQKLIALADGPSDCDAVAQQMAAARKALDRSFVQLLTASIVTHTGNAGDVEEAKVAAAHLAALFDKFA, encoded by the coding sequence ATGGCCGAACCGCTCAAGATCGTCGAAGGCCGCGCCCTGACGGCGCAGCAGAAGAAGGATCTGCTGAACCGCCTCGCGCGCGTGGAGGGTCAGCTGCGCGGGGTCCAAAAGCTGATCGCGCTGGCCGACGGGCCGTCCGATTGCGACGCCGTGGCCCAGCAGATGGCGGCCGCGCGCAAGGCGCTGGACCGCTCGTTCGTGCAGCTGCTCACCGCCAGCATCGTGACCCATACGGGCAATGCGGGCGACGTCGAGGAAGCGAAGGTGGCGGCCGCGCATCTGGCCGCGCTGTTCGACAAGTTCGCGTAG
- a CDS encoding ABC transporter ATP-binding protein: protein MENPAQKSGPQPAAKGERPPQQLNRKPDEDVGPPVVQIRNLWTRFGRTVVHQDLNLDIYSGEILSIVGGSGTGKTVLLRQMLGLERPSSGCVRVFGEDVSSASPEQLQRMRNHWGMLFQQGALYSALTVFDNIALPLRELRALPEEVVRDAVLLKMDMVGLGPGDANKMPSDLSGGMIKRAALARALALEPQLLFLDEPTAGLDPDLSDSFVALIQTLHSELHLTVVMVTHDLDTLFALSSRIAVLAEKHVIAVGPSCDVLRVQHPFIKHFFLGPRGQRALEVLEERIARKESED from the coding sequence CCCGCCGCAGCAGCTGAACCGCAAGCCGGACGAAGACGTCGGGCCGCCGGTCGTCCAGATCCGCAACCTGTGGACGCGCTTCGGCCGCACCGTCGTGCACCAGGACCTGAACCTCGACATCTACTCGGGCGAGATCCTGTCCATCGTCGGCGGTTCCGGCACCGGCAAGACCGTGCTGCTGCGCCAGATGCTCGGGCTGGAGCGCCCGTCCAGCGGCTGCGTCAGGGTGTTCGGCGAGGACGTCAGCAGCGCCAGCCCGGAACAGCTGCAGCGCATGCGCAACCACTGGGGCATGCTGTTCCAGCAGGGCGCGCTGTATTCGGCGCTGACCGTGTTCGACAACATCGCCCTGCCGCTGCGCGAGCTGCGCGCCCTGCCCGAGGAGGTCGTGCGCGACGCCGTGCTGCTCAAGATGGACATGGTGGGACTCGGTCCCGGCGACGCGAACAAGATGCCGTCCGACCTGTCGGGCGGGATGATCAAGCGGGCGGCCCTCGCGCGCGCGCTCGCGCTCGAACCGCAGCTGCTGTTTCTCGACGAGCCCACGGCGGGCCTCGACCCCGACCTGTCGGACTCCTTCGTGGCGCTGATCCAGACCCTGCACAGCGAGCTGCACCTGACCGTCGTGATGGTCACGCACGACCTGGACACGCTGTTCGCCCTGTCCTCGCGCATCGCCGTGCTGGCGGAAAAACACGTGATCGCGGTGGGCCCGTCGTGCGACGTGCTGCGCGTGCAGCATCCCTTCATCAAACACTTTTTCCTGGGGCCGCGCGGCCAGCGGGCGCTGGAAGTGCTGGAAGAGCGCATCGCAAGAAAGGAGTCGGAAGACTGA
- a CDS encoding ABC-type transport auxiliary lipoprotein family protein, translating to MHPTRFILAAALALILSGCASQKGQPTTQFDFGPAAPASAQTQAPRALGPVVVTDVTGSSALDNERMFYRLTYADPLQARTYANSRWTANPLQLLTQRFKTRLAQAGARVLSETDASIGIPLLRIDVDEFVQDFGGVSQSTGTVAVRASVFRGHTLVDQRSFRQAVRATSADAAGGARALAASTDAIAADIVTWLGTLNTERR from the coding sequence ATGCATCCGACCCGCTTCATTCTCGCCGCGGCCCTGGCCCTGATCCTGTCCGGCTGCGCTTCGCAAAAAGGCCAGCCGACGACGCAATTCGACTTCGGCCCGGCCGCGCCGGCATCGGCTCAAACGCAGGCGCCCCGCGCGCTCGGTCCGGTGGTCGTCACCGACGTCACCGGCTCGAGCGCCCTGGACAACGAACGCATGTTCTACCGCCTGACCTATGCCGACCCGCTGCAGGCGCGCACCTATGCGAACAGCCGCTGGACGGCGAATCCGCTGCAATTGCTGACCCAGCGCTTCAAGACGCGGCTCGCGCAGGCGGGCGCGCGGGTGCTGTCGGAGACCGACGCCTCCATCGGCATCCCGCTGCTGCGCATCGACGTCGACGAATTCGTCCAGGACTTCGGCGGCGTGAGCCAGAGCACGGGCACCGTCGCCGTGCGCGCCTCCGTGTTCCGGGGCCATACGCTCGTCGACCAGCGCAGCTTCCGCCAGGCCGTCCGCGCAACCAGCGCCGACGCGGCAGGCGGCGCGCGGGCGCTGGCAGCCAGCACCGACGCCATCGCGGCCGACATCGTGACCTGGCTGGGTACCTTGAATACCGAGCGACGATGA
- a CDS encoding aldo/keto reductase, with protein MTPALPRDLSCPRIATRKTGGLELSRIVAGMWRMVEWGMTVEQRIAFIEQCIALGVTSFDHADIYGNYGVEGLFGEALRAQPSLRDRMQLISKCGIKLLSNKRPQHAIQHYDTSAAHIVASAEESLRQLHTDRLDLLLIHRPDPLMDFDEIAQAFTRLKQDGKVLHFGVSNFSRHQFEALNRRIELSTNQVEFSPLHVAPMFDETFDGLQDKGVAPMIWSPLAGGRLFTANDANAENLRLVIKDIADRLHQPFASVVFAWIMQLPSRPIPLTGSGRIEAVSVAVAGTTFQLSRADWFAILRAARGHEVA; from the coding sequence ATGACCCCAGCCCTCCCCCGCGACCTGTCCTGTCCGCGCATCGCCACCCGCAAGACCGGCGGCCTCGAACTGTCCCGCATCGTCGCCGGCATGTGGCGCATGGTCGAATGGGGCATGACGGTGGAGCAGCGCATTGCCTTCATCGAGCAATGCATCGCGCTGGGCGTCACGTCGTTCGATCATGCGGACATCTACGGCAACTACGGCGTCGAAGGCCTGTTCGGCGAAGCTCTGCGCGCCCAGCCGTCGCTGCGCGACCGCATGCAGCTGATCAGCAAGTGCGGCATCAAGCTGCTGTCGAATAAACGCCCGCAGCACGCCATCCAGCACTACGACACGAGCGCCGCGCACATCGTCGCATCCGCCGAGGAATCGCTGCGCCAGCTGCACACCGACCGCCTGGACCTGCTGCTGATCCACCGTCCCGACCCGCTGATGGACTTCGACGAGATCGCGCAAGCCTTCACGCGCCTGAAGCAGGACGGCAAGGTGCTGCACTTCGGCGTGTCGAATTTCAGCCGCCACCAGTTCGAGGCACTGAACCGCCGCATCGAGCTGTCGACGAACCAGGTGGAATTCTCGCCGCTGCACGTGGCGCCGATGTTCGACGAGACCTTCGACGGCCTGCAGGACAAAGGCGTCGCGCCGATGATCTGGTCGCCGCTGGCCGGTGGCCGCCTGTTCACGGCCAACGACGCGAACGCCGAGAACCTGCGCCTCGTGATCAAGGACATCGCCGACCGCCTGCACCAGCCGTTCGCCAGCGTGGTGTTCGCGTGGATCATGCAGCTGCCGTCGCGCCCCATTCCGCTGACGGGCAGTGGCCGCATCGAGGCGGTCTCGGTCGCCGTCGCCGGCACGACGTTCCAGCTGTCGCGCGCGGACTGGTTCGCGATCCTGCGCGCCGCGCGCGGGCACGAGGTCGCATAG
- a CDS encoding CAP domain-containing protein has translation MMNKIHRVRQIALACTAAWVLVACGGGGGGGGGGSGGNTAGASNGAPSTGFSGQDASAPVATNNIATDGLNWINYRRSQIGMPALAHNGVIDVAAQGHSDYQRINNTVTHTQTAGKQGFTGVDLEARLKAAGYTFSGSNAIGEVISATSNGSGFYMAEELITAIYHRFVIFEPVFKEIGTGAAATSNNYNYFTADFVTNNGYGSGIPAATIVTWPFNGQTQVPATFNSDYEEPDPVPDRSVVGYPVSVHTNLTRKLTVQSFTIRAHGAGTDLSTRLLAQGQDANTTTQSAAAIVPLAPLAAATTYDVTFTGAVDGTPVTRGWSFTTK, from the coding sequence ATGATGAATAAAATACATCGGGTGCGGCAAATTGCTCTCGCCTGCACCGCGGCGTGGGTGCTGGTCGCCTGCGGCGGCGGTGGTGGCGGTGGCGGCGGCGGCAGCGGCGGCAACACTGCCGGCGCCTCGAACGGCGCGCCGTCCACTGGGTTCTCGGGACAGGACGCCTCGGCGCCCGTCGCGACCAACAACATCGCCACCGACGGCCTGAACTGGATTAACTACCGGCGCAGCCAGATCGGCATGCCGGCCCTCGCACACAACGGCGTCATCGACGTCGCGGCCCAGGGCCATTCGGACTACCAGCGCATCAACAACACCGTGACCCACACCCAGACGGCCGGCAAGCAAGGCTTCACGGGCGTGGACCTGGAGGCGCGCCTGAAGGCCGCCGGCTACACGTTCAGCGGCAGCAACGCGATCGGCGAGGTCATCTCGGCGACCTCGAACGGTTCCGGCTTCTACATGGCGGAGGAATTGATCACGGCGATTTATCACCGCTTCGTGATCTTCGAGCCCGTGTTCAAGGAAATCGGCACCGGCGCGGCGGCGACGTCGAACAACTACAATTATTTCACCGCCGACTTCGTCACCAACAACGGCTACGGCAGCGGCATCCCCGCCGCCACGATCGTGACGTGGCCATTCAACGGCCAGACGCAGGTGCCGGCCACTTTCAACAGCGATTACGAGGAGCCGGATCCGGTGCCCGACCGCAGCGTGGTCGGCTACCCGGTCAGCGTGCACACGAACCTCACGCGCAAGCTGACGGTCCAGAGCTTCACGATCCGCGCGCACGGTGCCGGCACCGACCTGTCGACGCGCCTGCTGGCCCAGGGCCAGGATGCGAACACGACCACCCAGTCGGCGGCGGCGATCGTCCCGCTGGCCCCGCTGGCGGCGGCCACGACCTACGACGTCACCTTCACCGGTGCCGTCGACGGAACGCCGGTCACCCGCGGCTGGTCGTTTACGACAAAATAA
- the pssA gene encoding CDP-diacylglycerol--serine O-phosphatidyltransferase has translation MNATRQQRLARAKFALPSFVTLLSIACGFGSIVISVDNAPVGDPSDYRLAAILLVLAGVFDALDGFVARATNTQSAFGVQLDSIADVMNFGCAPGLLLYCYGFAQMGAAHPTLVRMGGLACFVFVACGALRLARFNVMVGKTDPRYFVGMPITAGAACVASVVVAWPDPVADMVGAFLVMLLMIAVGTLMVSTIRFPSSKQPKKATFVALGVCVVLLALLQTRFFALFFVFYIGATLLLNIAWKSGWTKIAPPKVYDDE, from the coding sequence GTGAACGCTACCCGCCAGCAGCGCCTTGCGCGCGCCAAGTTTGCCCTGCCCAGTTTCGTGACCCTGCTGTCGATCGCCTGCGGTTTCGGCAGCATCGTGATCTCGGTCGACAATGCCCCCGTGGGCGATCCGTCCGACTATCGCCTGGCCGCGATCCTGCTGGTGCTGGCCGGCGTGTTCGACGCCCTCGACGGCTTCGTCGCCCGCGCCACCAATACGCAGTCGGCGTTCGGCGTGCAACTGGATTCGATCGCCGACGTGATGAATTTCGGCTGCGCCCCCGGCCTGCTGTTGTACTGCTACGGCTTCGCCCAGATGGGTGCCGCGCACCCGACCCTCGTGCGCATGGGCGGCCTGGCCTGCTTCGTGTTCGTCGCTTGCGGCGCGCTGCGCCTGGCGCGCTTCAACGTGATGGTCGGGAAGACCGACCCGCGCTATTTCGTCGGCATGCCGATCACGGCCGGCGCGGCCTGCGTGGCCTCGGTGGTGGTCGCCTGGCCCGACCCGGTGGCGGACATGGTCGGCGCCTTCCTCGTCATGCTCCTGATGATCGCGGTCGGGACGCTGATGGTGTCGACGATCCGCTTCCCCAGCTCCAAGCAGCCGAAAAAGGCGACCTTCGTCGCGCTGGGTGTCTGCGTCGTGTTGCTGGCGCTGCTGCAGACGCGCTTCTTTGCGCTGTTCTTCGTGTTTTATATTGGCGCGACGCTGCTGCTGAACATCGCGTGGAAGAGTGGGTGGACGAAGATCGCGCCGCCGAAGGTGTACGACGACGAATGA
- a CDS encoding MlaD family protein — protein MENRSYALMTGFFTVALLVAAILIGLWLNRDRTETHPYEIVTTQTIPGLNPQATVRYRGLEVGRVDDIVFDPRVTGQILIKLSIDEGAPVTTTTFASLGYQGVTGIAFIQLDDDRTGSPLLKSEKGHVARIPLRPGLLDQLEKRGLAILEKTERITDSLNNILSQDNQDKLTGAFDSINKAAAAYADIPAQLQPTLARLPALTDKLDRTMGSVHDLSTSATAAARNYDRLATSLQAPGGPLERASTAIDSLGGVTSDLELQTLPHVVDMADEAKTSLRAVRRTVTSLGDRPQSILFGAPAADPGPGEPGFVPPTK, from the coding sequence ATGGAAAACAGATCGTATGCCCTCATGACGGGCTTCTTCACGGTCGCGCTGCTGGTGGCCGCCATCCTGATCGGCCTGTGGCTGAACCGCGACCGCACCGAGACGCACCCGTACGAAATCGTCACCACGCAGACCATCCCCGGCCTGAATCCGCAGGCGACCGTGCGTTACCGCGGCCTGGAAGTCGGGCGCGTGGACGACATCGTGTTCGACCCGCGCGTGACGGGCCAGATCCTCATCAAGCTCTCCATCGACGAAGGCGCGCCCGTCACGACGACGACGTTCGCCTCGCTCGGCTACCAGGGCGTGACCGGCATCGCGTTCATCCAGCTGGACGACGACCGCACGGGCTCCCCGCTGCTGAAAAGCGAGAAGGGCCACGTGGCGCGCATCCCGCTGCGTCCCGGCCTGCTCGACCAGCTCGAGAAGCGCGGCCTCGCGATCCTGGAAAAGACGGAACGGATCACGGACAGCCTGAACAACATCCTCAGCCAAGACAACCAGGACAAGCTCACGGGCGCCTTCGACAGCATCAACAAGGCCGCCGCCGCGTATGCCGACATCCCGGCCCAGCTGCAGCCGACGCTGGCCCGCCTGCCCGCGCTGACGGATAAACTCGACCGCACGATGGGCTCAGTGCACGACTTGTCGACCAGCGCCACCGCCGCCGCGCGCAACTACGACCGCCTCGCGACGAGCCTGCAGGCGCCGGGCGGTCCGCTCGAACGCGCCAGCACCGCCATCGATTCGCTGGGCGGCGTGACGTCCGACCTCGAGCTGCAGACGCTGCCGCACGTGGTCGACATGGCCGACGAGGCGAAGACGTCGCTGCGCGCCGTGCGCCGCACCGTGACGAGCCTGGGCGACCGCCCGCAAAGCATCCTGTTCGGCGCCCCGGCGGCCGACCCCGGCCCGGGCGAACCCGGTTTCGTCCCCCCGACCAAATGA
- a CDS encoding alpha/beta hydrolase gives MNKNSHKFYLTGPAGKMECLLDEPEGAPRGIALVAHPHPLYGGTMDNKVAQTLARAFVGLGYVTARFNFRGVGESEGVHDEGRGEVDDMEVMLDHMIEQYPGLPYALSGFSFGTFVQAQLQQRLIAQGRPAERLALVGTAAGKWPMPAVPADTILIHGELDDTIPLTHVFDWARPLDIPVTVIPGADHFFHRKLVHIKNLVAQLWRRDI, from the coding sequence ATGAACAAGAATTCGCACAAGTTTTACCTGACCGGCCCCGCCGGCAAGATGGAATGCCTGCTGGACGAACCGGAGGGCGCGCCGCGCGGCATCGCCCTCGTCGCGCATCCGCACCCGCTGTACGGCGGCACCATGGACAATAAAGTCGCGCAGACGCTGGCCCGCGCCTTCGTCGGTCTCGGCTACGTGACGGCACGCTTCAACTTCCGCGGCGTGGGCGAGTCCGAAGGCGTGCACGACGAAGGCCGCGGCGAAGTGGACGACATGGAAGTCATGCTCGACCACATGATCGAACAGTATCCGGGCCTGCCGTACGCGCTGTCCGGCTTCTCGTTCGGCACCTTCGTCCAGGCCCAGCTGCAGCAGCGCCTCATCGCCCAGGGCCGCCCGGCCGAGCGCCTCGCGCTGGTCGGCACGGCTGCCGGCAAATGGCCGATGCCGGCGGTCCCGGCCGACACGATCCTGATCCACGGCGAACTTGACGATACGATACCGCTCACGCACGTGTTCGACTGGGCGCGCCCGCTCGACATTCCCGTCACCGTGATTCCCGGCGCCGACCACTTCTTCCACCGCAAGCTCGTCCACATTAAAAATCTTGTCGCGCAATTGTGGCGGCGTGACATTTGA
- a CDS encoding D-alanyl-D-alanine carboxypeptidase family protein: protein MKKLIAAFAASALLMSAAQAQQVPAPQIAARSWLLLDATSGQVIASQDPDMRIEPASLTKVMTAYVVFEALRDKKITLDQMVNVSVHAWKVDGSSSKMFIDPATPVKIQDLLYGLMIQSGNDAAVALAEAVAGDEATFVTLMNREAQRMGMKNTHFANPHGLPSPENYSTARDLSILASHEIQDFPQFYKIDSIKEFTYNKIKQQNRNRLLWLDPTVDGLKTGHTEASGYSMIASAHRPNGPAGERRLISVLSGATSDGNRTAESQKLLNWGFQNFDTVKLYTKGQAILTPEIWKGSQSTVKIGFPNDVWVTVPKGVAQKMKPVLERKDPLVAPLALNSRVGTLKMNVDGKPLLALPVVALEEVREASIFGRAWDSMRLWMK from the coding sequence ATGAAAAAGTTAATCGCGGCCTTCGCCGCCAGTGCCCTCCTGATGTCGGCCGCCCAAGCGCAGCAGGTGCCGGCCCCGCAAATCGCCGCCCGTTCGTGGCTCCTGCTGGATGCCACCAGCGGCCAGGTCATCGCTTCGCAGGATCCGGACATGCGCATCGAGCCGGCCTCGCTCACGAAGGTCATGACCGCCTACGTCGTCTTCGAAGCCCTGCGCGACAAGAAGATCACGCTGGACCAGATGGTCAACGTCTCGGTGCATGCATGGAAGGTCGACGGCAGCAGCTCGAAGATGTTCATCGACCCGGCCACGCCGGTGAAAATCCAGGACCTGCTGTACGGCCTGATGATCCAGTCCGGCAATGACGCCGCGGTGGCGCTGGCCGAAGCCGTGGCCGGCGACGAAGCGACCTTCGTCACCTTGATGAACCGCGAAGCCCAGCGCATGGGCATGAAGAACACCCACTTCGCCAACCCGCACGGCCTGCCCAGCCCCGAGAACTACTCGACGGCGCGCGACCTGTCGATCCTGGCCTCGCACGAAATCCAGGACTTCCCGCAGTTCTACAAGATCGACTCGATCAAGGAATTCACGTACAACAAGATCAAGCAGCAGAACCGCAACCGCCTGCTGTGGCTGGACCCGACCGTCGACGGCCTCAAGACGGGCCACACCGAAGCCTCGGGCTATTCGATGATCGCATCGGCACACCGCCCGAACGGCCCGGCCGGCGAGCGCCGCCTGATCTCGGTGCTGTCCGGCGCGACGTCGGACGGCAACCGCACGGCGGAAAGCCAGAAGCTCTTGAACTGGGGCTTCCAGAACTTCGACACCGTCAAGCTGTATACGAAAGGCCAGGCGATCCTCACGCCGGAAATCTGGAAGGGCTCCCAGTCGACCGTGAAGATCGGCTTCCCCAACGACGTGTGGGTGACCGTGCCGAAGGGCGTGGCCCAGAAGATGAAGCCGGTCCTGGAACGCAAGGATCCGCTGGTTGCGCCGCTGGCCCTGAACAGCCGCGTCGGCACGCTGAAGATGAACGTCGACGGCAAGCCGCTGCTGGCGCTGCCGGTGGTGGCGCTGGAAGAAGTGCGCGAAGCGTCGATCTTCGGCCGTGCGTGGGATTCGATGCGGTTGTGGATGAAGTAA
- a CDS encoding Hpt domain-containing protein: MNSPDQRPLPDAANGPAVNHAGGVARLMGDGALFGRVLARFRNEYRQAAAGIRAAHDQGDTVLALRLVHTLKGAAGMIEAVPLRRQADVVERMLHAGTGDVHGSLVRLQDELERVLRELDILASTLPERHPAAPAQRDHGDTVDRLMLLLDEGNGDAVDLVREAGSALAAQLGEDHYHQVAGLVEGFDFDGALALLRARADGG, from the coding sequence ATGAACAGTCCCGACCAACGCCCCCTGCCGGATGCAGCCAATGGCCCCGCGGTGAATCACGCGGGCGGCGTCGCACGCCTGATGGGCGACGGCGCGTTGTTCGGGCGCGTCCTGGCGCGCTTTCGCAACGAGTACCGCCAGGCCGCGGCCGGCATCCGCGCCGCGCACGACCAGGGCGACACCGTGCTGGCGCTGCGCCTCGTGCACACCCTCAAGGGCGCCGCCGGCATGATCGAGGCGGTGCCGCTGCGGCGCCAGGCGGATGTCGTGGAACGGATGCTGCACGCGGGCACGGGCGACGTGCACGGCAGCCTCGTGCGCCTGCAGGACGAACTGGAGCGGGTGCTGCGCGAACTGGACATCCTGGCCAGCACCCTGCCCGAACGCCATCCCGCGGCACCGGCACAGCGCGATCACGGCGACACCGTCGACCGTCTGATGCTGCTGCTCGATGAAGGCAATGGCGATGCGGTCGACCTCGTGCGCGAGGCCGGGAGCGCACTGGCGGCACAACTGGGGGAAGACCATTACCACCAGGTGGCGGGTCTGGTCGAAGGGTTCGATTTCGACGGTGCCCTGGCGCTGCTGCGCGCACGGGCCGACGGCGGCTGA